A single genomic interval of Struthio camelus isolate bStrCam1 chromosome 39, bStrCam1.hap1, whole genome shotgun sequence harbors:
- the XRCC1 gene encoding DNA repair protein XRCC1 isoform X3 translates to MPEIQLQHVVSVSSSDPTHCAENLLRPESYRPWRGARAGEKQVCVVLQFAREARVHRIEVGNEGSAFVEVLAGAAAGGDFEVLLPAAALLTPAESRAGTGLRRVRLFGPQALAPPAARRPWDRVKVVCSQPYCQTRPFGLSFVRFHSPPESEEPPAAPRRLGPFTVRDEEEEEDGGGRRPGELFYRRGGPPSPPAAPRDAAGPSYAVAALQAGAARAQPAPARPAKGPAGAKRKSDFPAADGASPPPPKRPGRPGPAEGRPGVSRPSAARTPGPSATVPARTPGSPERALAGVVVVLSGFENPLRGRLRDAALAMGAAYRPDWTPDSTHLVCAFARTPKAARARALGGRLVSPAWIWDCQRQRRRLPVAPYLLDGPGSASSDSDGEEPAGAPPPARPRRAHKSPTAGSRATPTTSCGGWRRPPPPPPTTTPTAAPRTRTRTATSPSPRCLISSRTKPSSSTATSRPPSGACCSAT, encoded by the exons atgCCGGAGATCCAGCTGCAGCATGTCGTGTCGGTCAGCAGCTCCGAcccg acccacTGCGCCGAGAACCTGCTGCGGCCGGAGAGCTACCGGCCctggcggggggcgcgggccggcgaGAAGCAGGTCTGCGTGGTGCTGcag ttTGCCCGGGAGGCGCGCGTGCACCGCATCGAGGTGGGCAACGAGGGCTCGGCCTTCGTGGaggtgctggcgggggcggcggcgggcggcgactTCGAG gtgctgctgccggcggcggcgctgctgacGCCGGCCGAGAGCCGGGCCGGGACGGGGCTGCGGCGCGTGCGGCTCTTCGGGCCCCAGGCGctggcgccgcccgccgcccgccggccctggGACCGCGTCAAGGTGGTCTGCAGCCAGCCCTACTGCCAG ACGCGCCCCTTCGGCCTCTCCTTCGTGCGCTTCCACTCGCCGCCCGAGAGcgaggagccgccggccgcc ccGAGGCGCCTGGGTCCCTTCACGGTGcgcgacgaggaggaggaggaggacggcggcggccggcggcccgggGAGCTCTTCtaccgccggggggggccgccctcgcccccag ccgccccccggGACGCGGCCGGGCCCAGCTACGCCGTGGCCGCGCTGCAGgccggcgccgcccgggcccaaccggcccccgctcgccccgccaag ggcccggccggcgccAAGAGGAAGTCCGACTTCCCGGCGGCCGAcggcgcctcgccgccgccgccaaaaagacccggacgcccgggccccgCCGAAGGGCGGCCGGGCGTTTCGCGCCCGtcggccgcccggacgcctgggccctcggcgACGgttcccgcccggacgcctgggtccccggagcGGGCGCTGGCCGGCGTCGTGGTGGTGCTGAGCGGCTTCGAGAACCCGCTGCGCGGCCGCCTGCGCGACGCCGCCTTGGCCATGGGGGCGGCGTACCGGCCCGACTGGACCCCCGACAGCACCCACCTCGT CTGCGCCTTCGCCCGCACCCCCAAGGCCGCCCGGGCCCGGGCGCTCGGCGGCCGCCTCGTCTCTCCCGCCTGGATCTGGGACTGTCAGCGCCAGCGGCGCCGCCTGCCCGTCGCCCC GTACCTGCTGGACGGTCCTGGCTCCGCCTCTTCCGACAGCGATGGGGAGGAGCCTGCAGGAGCCCCACCCCCAgcccgcccccgccgggcccaCAAG agccccacggccGGGAGTCGGGCGACACCGACGACGAGCTGCGGAG gatggcgccggccccccccgccgccgccgacgaCGACCCCTACGGCGGCTCCACGGACGAGAACACGGACAGCGACGAGCCCGTCCCCCCGCTGCCTG ATTTCTTCGAGGACAAAACCTTCTTCCTCTACGGCGACTTCGCGGCCCCCGAGCGGCGCCTGCTGCAGCGCTACGTGA
- the LOC138063999 gene encoding aggrecan core protein-like yields the protein MELGAAMELGAEIEVLEGAPEGLPVTLENAQNCLCLEGLPESSSDEEGEPRARPPPSPPPAPPRPPPPAPPRPRCPLCGKRFARAARLARHAAWHARRPRGPPEASGETADVSGRPPGYPTSGAMEVSGYPTSGAMEVSSYPTSGSAEVSSYPPLGAAVEVSSYPPSGTVEVSSYPSGTVEVSGYPLSGSVEVSGYLSSTTAEVSSYPALGAAVEVSSYPSGSAEVSSYPPSDTVEVSSYSPSGAMAVSSYPPSGSVEVSSYPVSDTVEVSSYPPSGSVGVSSYPPSGTMEVSSYPPLGSVEVSSYPSGSVEVSSYPLSGSTEVSSYPLGSTEVSGYPPSGSAEVSSYPSGSAEVSGYPPSGSAEVSGYPSGSAEVSGYPSGSMEVSGYPSGSMEVSGYPLSGSAEVSSYPSGSAEVSSYPSGSVEVSSYPSGSAEVSSYPSGATVEVSSYPSGSAEVSGYPPSGSAEVSSYPSGSAEVSSYPSGSAEVSSYPSGSAEVSSYPSGSAEVSGSPPSGAAAEVSGYASALAAGGPPLPPQPRGCSRAAEVSGDPAPPPADVSGYPAAEVSGGSGGPGPPVLLRVVALAEHVLELELAPGGAGGGPGGPYLLLELAPGPPPASARRPPH from the exons ATGGAGCTGGGCGCCGCCATGGAGCTGGGGGCCGAGATCGAGGTGCTGGAAGGGGCCCCCGAGGGGCTGCCCGTCACCCTG gagaACGCCCAGAACTGCCTCTGCCTCGAGGGGCTGCCGGAGTCGAGCAGCGACGAGGAGGGggagccccgggcccggcccccccccagcccgccgccggcccccccccggccgccccccccggcccccccccggccccgctgccccctctGCGGCAAACGCTTCGCCCGGGCCGCCCGCCTGGCCCGCCACGCCGCCTGGCACgctcgccggccccgcggccccccggaaGCTTCCGGAGAGACGGCGGACGTTTCCGGAAGGCCCCCCGGCTACCCCACGTCGGGCGCCATGGAAGTTTCCGGCTACCCCACGTCGGGCGCCATGGAAGTTTCCAGCTACCCTACATCGGGCTCTGCGGAAGTTTCCAGCTACCCACCATTGGGCGCCGCCGTGGAAGTTTCTAGCTACCCACCGTCGGGCACTGTGGAAGTTTCCAGCTACCCATCCGGCACTGTGGAAGTTTCTGGCTACCCGCTATCAGGCAGCGTGGAAGTTTCCGGCTACCTGTCGTCCACCACCGCGGAAGTTTCCAGCTACCCAGCACTGGGTGCCGCTGTGGAAGTTTCCAGCTACCCATCGGGCTCTGCGGAAGTTTCCAGCTACCCACCATCAGACACTGTGGAAGTTTCCAGCTACTCGCCATCGGGCGCTATGGCAGTTTCTAGCTACCCGCCATCGGGCTCTGTGGAAGTTTCCAGCTACCCGGTATCAGACACTGTGGAAGTTTCCAGCTACCCACCGTCAGGCTCTGTGGGAGTTTCCAGCTACCCGCCATCGGGCACTATGGAAGTTTCCAGCTACCCGCCATTGGGCTCTGTGGAAGTTTCCAGCTACCCATCAGGTTCCGTGGAAGTTTCCAGCTACCCCCTATCAGGATCCACAGAAGTTTCCAGCTACCCATTGGGTTCCACGGAAGTTTCTGGCTACCCGCCATCGGGCTCTGCGGAAGTTTCCAGCTACCCATCGGGCTCTGCGGAAGTTTCCGGCTACCCGCCATCGGGCTCTGCGGAAGTTTCCGGCTACCCATCGGGCTCTGCGGAAGTTTCCGGCTACCCATCGGGCTCCATGGAAGTTTCCGGCTACCCATCGGGCTCCATGGAAGTTTCCGGCTACCCCCTATCAGGCTCTGCGGAAGTTTCCAGCTACCCATCAGGCTCTGCAGAAGTTTCCAGCTACCCATCGGGCTCTGTGGAAGTTTCCAGCTACCCATCGGGCTCCGCAGAAGTTTCCAGCTACCCATCAGGCGCCACCGTGGAAGTTTCCAGCTACCCATCAGGCTCCGCGGAAGTTTCTGGCTACCCACCATCGGGCTCTGCGGAAGTTTCCAGTTACCCATCGGGCTCTGCGGAAGTTTCCAGCTACCCATCGGGCTCTGCGGAAGTTTCCAGCTACCCATCGGGCTCCGCGGAAGTTTCCAGTTACCCATCGGGCTCTGCGGAAGTTTCCGGCTCCCCGCCATCGGGCGCCGCCGCGGAAGTTTCCGGCTACGCCTCCGCCctcgccgccggcggccccccgctcccgccccaaCCCCGCGGCTGCTCCCGGGCGGCGGAAGTTTCCGGCGAcccggcgccgcccccggcgGACGTTTCCGGTTACCCGGCGGCGGAAGTTTCCGGCGGCTCGGGGGGGCCCGGGCCGCCGGTGCTGCTGCGGGTGGTGGCGCTGGCCGAGCacgtgctggagctggagctggcgccggggggggccgggggggggccggggggcccctacctgctgctggagctggcgcccggcccccccccggcctccgcccggcgccccccgcatTAA
- the SMG9 gene encoding nonsense-mediated mRNA decay factor SMG9, whose translation MRAHPSPSQPDGGRRGPTRAAAAAARIPPLPPQEAGEEPGGGVMQKTPIILAKPPGERLHNRGLPAPPGPLDPVAGQARLAAPEKMKTSIKLVDEQMNWCDSAIEYLLDQTDVLVVGVLGLQGTGKSTLMSLLAANQPEEDQRAFVFRPQSAEMKERGGNQTCGIDFFITQERVVFLDTQPILSPSVLDHLINNDRKLPPEYSLPHTYVEMQSLQIAAFLFTVCHVVLVVQDWFTDLSLYRFLQTAEMVKPSTPSPSHEPSGAAGPDEAAEYYPHLVFLQNKARAEAFCPRRLRQMHLVLDRLMAHSHLKYKGALSMLDCGLFPGLPDDFLEAEVNLFLLPLMEAEGEDAPPRAAPGGGPLFPLLPPYRGHGAFGTLLARLRGRVLAAARAQLSHTLLTERNWFHYAARIWDGVKKSSALAEYSRLLA comes from the exons ATGCGCGCTCacccctccccttcccagcccGACGGCGGCCGCCGAGGTCCaacccgcgccgccgccgccgccgcccggatcCCTCCGCTGCCGCCgcag GAGGCGGGGGAGGAGCCGGGGGGCGGAGTCATGCAGAAGACGCCAATCATCCTGGCCAAGCCGCCGGGGGAGCGg CTCCACAACCGGgggctccccgccccccccggccccctcgacC CGGTGGCCGGCCAGGCCCGGCTGGCGGCGCCCGAGAAGATGAAAACCAGCATCAAACTGGTGGACGAGCAGATGAACTGGTGCGACAGCGCCATCGAG TACCTGCTGGACCAGACGGACGTGCTGGTCGTGGGCGTCCTGGGGCTCCAGGGCACCGGCAAGTCCACGCTCATGTCGCTGCTGGCGGCCAACCAGCCCGAGGAGGACCAGCg GGCCTTCGTCTTCCGGCCCCAGAGCGCCGAGATGAAGGAGCGCGGCGGCAACCAGACCTGCGGCATCGACTTCTTCATCACCCAGGAGCGGGTGGTCTTCCTCGACACCCAG CCCATCCTCAGCCCCTCCGTCCTCGACCACCTCATCAACAACGACCGCAAGCTGCCGCCCGAGTACAGCCTGCCCCACACCTACGTCGAGATGCAG TCGCTGCAGATCGCCGCCTTCCTCTTCACCGTCTGCCACGTGGTGCTGGTGGTGCAGGACTGGTTCACCGACCTCAGCCTCTACAg GTTCCTGCAGACGGCCGAGATGGTGAAGCCCTCGACGCCCTCCCCCAGCCACGAGCccagcggcgccgccggccccgacgAGGCCGCCGAGTACTACCCCCACCTGG TTTTCCTGCAGAACAAGGCCCGGGCCGAAGCCTTCTGCCCCCGGCGCCTGCGGCAGATGCACCTGGTGCTCGACCGTCTCATGGCCCACTCGCACCTCAAGTACAAGG GGGCTCTCTCCATGCTGGACTGCGGCCTcttcccggggctccccgacGACTTCCTGGAGGCCGAAGTGAACCTCTTCCTGCTGCCGCTCATGGAGGCTGAGGGCGAGgacgcccccccccgcgctg cccccggcggggGGCCGCTCTTCCCGCTGCTGCCCCCCTACCGGGGCCACGGCGCCTTCGGGACCCTCCTGGCCCGGCTGCGCGGGCGGGTGCTGGCGGCCGCCCGGGCCCAGCTCTCCCACACCCTGCTCACCGAGAGGAACTG GTTCCACTACGCCGCCCGCATCTGGGACGGGGTGAAGAAGTCGTCGGCGCTGGCCGAGTACAGCCGGCTGCTGGCCTGA
- the XRCC1 gene encoding DNA repair protein XRCC1 isoform X2 translates to MPEIQLQHVVSVSSSDPTHCAENLLRPESYRPWRGARAGEKQVCVVLQFAREARVHRIEVGNEGSAFVEVLAGAAAGGDFEVLLPAAALLTPAESRAGTGLRRVRLFGPQALAPPAARRPWDRVKVVCSQPYCQTRPFGLSFVRFHSPPESEEPPAAPRRLGPFTVRDEEEEEDGGGRRPGELFYRRGGPPSPPAAPRDAAGPSYAVAALQAGAARAQPAPARPAKGPAGAKRKSDFPAADGASPPPPKRPGRPGPAEGRPGVSRPSAARTPGPSATVPARTPGSPERALAGVVVVLSGFENPLRGRLRDAALAMGAAYRPDWTPDSTHLVYLLDGPGSASSDSDGEEPAGAPPPARPRRAHKSPPPAEPGPSGGPATPPRSDAEDPPEPHGRESGDTDDELRRMAPAPPAAADDDPYGGSTDENTDSDEPVPPLPDFFEDKTFFLYGDFAAPERRLLQRYVTAFGGALAAYMSEEVTHVVTAQEWDETFEEALDVNPSLSFVRPRWVLACGERLRLVPPQPFAVVPRA, encoded by the exons atgCCGGAGATCCAGCTGCAGCATGTCGTGTCGGTCAGCAGCTCCGAcccg acccacTGCGCCGAGAACCTGCTGCGGCCGGAGAGCTACCGGCCctggcggggggcgcgggccggcgaGAAGCAGGTCTGCGTGGTGCTGcag ttTGCCCGGGAGGCGCGCGTGCACCGCATCGAGGTGGGCAACGAGGGCTCGGCCTTCGTGGaggtgctggcgggggcggcggcgggcggcgactTCGAG gtgctgctgccggcggcggcgctgctgacGCCGGCCGAGAGCCGGGCCGGGACGGGGCTGCGGCGCGTGCGGCTCTTCGGGCCCCAGGCGctggcgccgcccgccgcccgccggccctggGACCGCGTCAAGGTGGTCTGCAGCCAGCCCTACTGCCAG ACGCGCCCCTTCGGCCTCTCCTTCGTGCGCTTCCACTCGCCGCCCGAGAGcgaggagccgccggccgcc ccGAGGCGCCTGGGTCCCTTCACGGTGcgcgacgaggaggaggaggaggacggcggcggccggcggcccgggGAGCTCTTCtaccgccggggggggccgccctcgcccccag ccgccccccggGACGCGGCCGGGCCCAGCTACGCCGTGGCCGCGCTGCAGgccggcgccgcccgggcccaaccggcccccgctcgccccgccaag ggcccggccggcgccAAGAGGAAGTCCGACTTCCCGGCGGCCGAcggcgcctcgccgccgccgccaaaaagacccggacgcccgggccccgCCGAAGGGCGGCCGGGCGTTTCGCGCCCGtcggccgcccggacgcctgggccctcggcgACGgttcccgcccggacgcctgggtccccggagcGGGCGCTGGCCGGCGTCGTGGTGGTGCTGAGCGGCTTCGAGAACCCGCTGCGCGGCCGCCTGCGCGACGCCGCCTTGGCCATGGGGGCGGCGTACCGGCCCGACTGGACCCCCGACAGCACCCACCTCGT GTACCTGCTGGACGGTCCTGGCTCCGCCTCTTCCGACAGCGATGGGGAGGAGCCTGCAGGAGCCCCACCCCCAgcccgcccccgccgggcccaCAAG AGCCCCCCCCCGGCGGAGCCCGGCCCCTCGGGGGGCCCCGCGACCCCCCCCCGCTCCGACGCCGAGGACCCCCCAG agccccacggccGGGAGTCGGGCGACACCGACGACGAGCTGCGGAG gatggcgccggccccccccgccgccgccgacgaCGACCCCTACGGCGGCTCCACGGACGAGAACACGGACAGCGACGAGCCCGTCCCCCCGCTGCCTG ATTTCTTCGAGGACAAAACCTTCTTCCTCTACGGCGACTTCGCGGCCCCCGAGCGGCGCCTGCTGCAGCGCTACGTGACGGCCTTCGGCGG GGCGCTGGCTGCCTACATGAGCGAGGAGGTGACGCACGTGGTGACGGCGCAGGAGTGGGACGAGACCTTCGAGGAG GCCCTGGACGTGAACCCGTCGCTCTCCTTCGTGCGGCCCCGCTGGGTCCTGGCCTGCGGCGAGCGGCTGCGGCTGGTGCCACCGCAGCCCTTCGCCGTCGTCCCCCGCGCCTga
- the XRCC1 gene encoding DNA repair protein XRCC1 isoform X1, which translates to MPEIQLQHVVSVSSSDPTHCAENLLRPESYRPWRGARAGEKQVCVVLQFAREARVHRIEVGNEGSAFVEVLAGAAAGGDFEVLLPAAALLTPAESRAGTGLRRVRLFGPQALAPPAARRPWDRVKVVCSQPYCQTRPFGLSFVRFHSPPESEEPPAAPRRLGPFTVRDEEEEEDGGGRRPGELFYRRGGPPSPPAAPRDAAGPSYAVAALQAGAARAQPAPARPAKGPAGAKRKSDFPAADGASPPPPKRPGRPGPAEGRPGVSRPSAARTPGPSATVPARTPGSPERALAGVVVVLSGFENPLRGRLRDAALAMGAAYRPDWTPDSTHLVCAFARTPKAARARALGGRLVSPAWIWDCQRQRRRLPVAPYLLDGPGSASSDSDGEEPAGAPPPARPRRAHKSPPPAEPGPSGGPATPPRSDAEDPPEPHGRESGDTDDELRRMAPAPPAAADDDPYGGSTDENTDSDEPVPPLPDFFEDKTFFLYGDFAAPERRLLQRYVTAFGGALAAYMSEEVTHVVTAQEWDETFEEALDVNPSLSFVRPRWVLACGERLRLVPPQPFAVVPRA; encoded by the exons atgCCGGAGATCCAGCTGCAGCATGTCGTGTCGGTCAGCAGCTCCGAcccg acccacTGCGCCGAGAACCTGCTGCGGCCGGAGAGCTACCGGCCctggcggggggcgcgggccggcgaGAAGCAGGTCTGCGTGGTGCTGcag ttTGCCCGGGAGGCGCGCGTGCACCGCATCGAGGTGGGCAACGAGGGCTCGGCCTTCGTGGaggtgctggcgggggcggcggcgggcggcgactTCGAG gtgctgctgccggcggcggcgctgctgacGCCGGCCGAGAGCCGGGCCGGGACGGGGCTGCGGCGCGTGCGGCTCTTCGGGCCCCAGGCGctggcgccgcccgccgcccgccggccctggGACCGCGTCAAGGTGGTCTGCAGCCAGCCCTACTGCCAG ACGCGCCCCTTCGGCCTCTCCTTCGTGCGCTTCCACTCGCCGCCCGAGAGcgaggagccgccggccgcc ccGAGGCGCCTGGGTCCCTTCACGGTGcgcgacgaggaggaggaggaggacggcggcggccggcggcccgggGAGCTCTTCtaccgccggggggggccgccctcgcccccag ccgccccccggGACGCGGCCGGGCCCAGCTACGCCGTGGCCGCGCTGCAGgccggcgccgcccgggcccaaccggcccccgctcgccccgccaag ggcccggccggcgccAAGAGGAAGTCCGACTTCCCGGCGGCCGAcggcgcctcgccgccgccgccaaaaagacccggacgcccgggccccgCCGAAGGGCGGCCGGGCGTTTCGCGCCCGtcggccgcccggacgcctgggccctcggcgACGgttcccgcccggacgcctgggtccccggagcGGGCGCTGGCCGGCGTCGTGGTGGTGCTGAGCGGCTTCGAGAACCCGCTGCGCGGCCGCCTGCGCGACGCCGCCTTGGCCATGGGGGCGGCGTACCGGCCCGACTGGACCCCCGACAGCACCCACCTCGT CTGCGCCTTCGCCCGCACCCCCAAGGCCGCCCGGGCCCGGGCGCTCGGCGGCCGCCTCGTCTCTCCCGCCTGGATCTGGGACTGTCAGCGCCAGCGGCGCCGCCTGCCCGTCGCCCC GTACCTGCTGGACGGTCCTGGCTCCGCCTCTTCCGACAGCGATGGGGAGGAGCCTGCAGGAGCCCCACCCCCAgcccgcccccgccgggcccaCAAG AGCCCCCCCCCGGCGGAGCCCGGCCCCTCGGGGGGCCCCGCGACCCCCCCCCGCTCCGACGCCGAGGACCCCCCAG agccccacggccGGGAGTCGGGCGACACCGACGACGAGCTGCGGAG gatggcgccggccccccccgccgccgccgacgaCGACCCCTACGGCGGCTCCACGGACGAGAACACGGACAGCGACGAGCCCGTCCCCCCGCTGCCTG ATTTCTTCGAGGACAAAACCTTCTTCCTCTACGGCGACTTCGCGGCCCCCGAGCGGCGCCTGCTGCAGCGCTACGTGACGGCCTTCGGCGG GGCGCTGGCTGCCTACATGAGCGAGGAGGTGACGCACGTGGTGACGGCGCAGGAGTGGGACGAGACCTTCGAGGAG GCCCTGGACGTGAACCCGTCGCTCTCCTTCGTGCGGCCCCGCTGGGTCCTGGCCTGCGGCGAGCGGCTGCGGCTGGTGCCACCGCAGCCCTTCGCCGTCGTCCCCCGCGCCTga